A part of Apium graveolens cultivar Ventura unplaced genomic scaffold, ASM990537v1 ctg3685, whole genome shotgun sequence genomic DNA contains:
- the LOC141701292 gene encoding rRNA 2'-O-methyltransferase fibrillarin 2-like, with translation MNRQQRANVSVVPHRRHEGLFIVNGQLCTKNLFPGDDDKDDLLFLQQNEDGTEEVHYRVWDPSTSPLAAVVLKGVDYFSIKPGAKVLYLGAASLATVSHLSDIVGSSGMVYAVTSFSSLFTQLSDMAIKRTNVTPINEDPSDPFKYRNLVGTHVDVMLSEIPLDCQVQMMALNASYFLKVGGHFVVSFEPERINFGLPIPFRSVIVLQYSRLHGHRLEPSQEVNIGGGLFYYVGTYKGRAQVESQTTVKHC, from the exons ATGAACCGGCAGCAAAGAG CAAATGTTAGTGTTGTGCCACATAGACGACATGAAGGCTTGTTTATTGTGAATGGTCAGCTTTGCACTAAGAATTTGTTTCCTGGTGACGACGATAAAGACGATTTGCTGTTTCTCCAACAGAATGAAGATGGAACTGAGGAGGTTCACTACAGGGTTTGGGATCCCTCTACATCTCCGTTAGCAGCTGTCGTTCTCAAAGGAGTCGATTACTTTTCGATTAAACCTGGTGCCAAGGTCTTATATCTCGGAGCTGCTTCTCTTGCCACTGTCTCTCATCTTTCCGATATCGTTGGCTCTTCTGGGATGGTCTATGCCGTCACttctttttcttctctttttACACAATTGTCTGACATGGCAATCAAGCGTACTAATGTTACACCTATTAATGAGGATCCCAGTGATCCTTTCAAGTACCGAAATCTTGTTGGAACTCATGTAGATGTTATGTTGTCTGAAATTCCTCTCGACTGTCAGGTTCAGATGATGGCTTTGAATGCATCATACTTTCTCAAAGTCGGAGGTCATTTTGTTGTATCTTTCGAGCCAGAACGTATAAATTTTGGTCTGCCTATCCCGTTTCGGTCCGTAATTGTTTTACAATATTCAAGACTACATGGACATCGTTTGGAGCCATCTCAGGAGGTCAACATTGGGGGAGGCCTTTTTTATTATGTTGGCACCTACAAAGGCCGAGCCCAAGTAGAATCGCAAACAACTGTCAAGCACTGTTAG